In the Streptomyces sp. BHT-5-2 genome, one interval contains:
- a CDS encoding aldo/keto reductase has translation MKTRKLGGLEVSAIGLGCMGMSQNYGPADRGESIAALRRSLDLGMTFLDSSDMYGRGHNEELIGEAIAGRRDEVVIATKFGIKGWSEDRSFVLDSSPAYAKEACEASLRRLGVEVIDLYYLHRRDRSMPIEEIIGGMAELVTEGKVRHIGLSEVSEETLRRAHATYPLAALESEYSLFARHAEPDVLPACRELGIGVAAFSPLGRGMLTGTVRDLAALSADDYRHTDPRFQGENLAHNLALVERIQEFAEEAGATPGQIALAWLLAKDEHIVPIPGTKRVRYVEENAAAAEVELTTEQVRTLDELMPGDAIAGERYPEGIMRTIDA, from the coding sequence ATGAAGACGCGCAAGCTGGGGGGACTGGAGGTCTCCGCCATCGGCCTCGGCTGCATGGGCATGTCGCAGAACTACGGCCCCGCCGACCGCGGTGAGTCGATCGCCGCGCTCCGGCGGTCCCTCGACCTCGGTATGACGTTCCTGGACAGCTCGGACATGTACGGGCGGGGCCACAACGAGGAGTTGATCGGCGAGGCGATCGCCGGGCGCCGGGACGAGGTGGTGATCGCCACCAAGTTCGGCATCAAGGGCTGGTCCGAGGACCGAAGTTTCGTCCTCGACTCCAGCCCGGCCTACGCCAAGGAGGCGTGCGAGGCGTCGCTGCGCCGGCTCGGGGTCGAGGTGATCGACCTCTACTACCTGCACCGCAGGGACCGTTCGATGCCCATCGAGGAGATCATCGGCGGGATGGCGGAGCTGGTGACCGAGGGCAAGGTGCGCCACATCGGCCTGTCCGAGGTCAGCGAGGAAACCCTCCGGCGGGCCCATGCGACCTATCCGCTGGCGGCCCTGGAGAGCGAGTACTCGCTGTTCGCCCGGCACGCCGAGCCCGATGTGCTGCCCGCCTGCCGGGAACTGGGCATCGGGGTGGCCGCCTTCTCACCGCTGGGCCGCGGCATGCTCACCGGCACGGTGCGCGACCTCGCGGCGCTCTCCGCCGACGACTACCGGCACACCGACCCGCGCTTCCAGGGCGAGAACCTCGCCCACAACCTCGCCCTGGTGGAGCGCATCCAGGAGTTCGCCGAGGAGGCGGGGGCGACTCCCGGCCAGATCGCGCTGGCCTGGTTGCTGGCCAAGGACGAGCACATCGTCCCCATCCCCGGCACCAAGCGGGTGCGCTACGTCGAGGAGAACGCGGCGGCCGCCGAGGTCGAGCTGACGACGGAGCAGGTCCGTACGCTCGACGAGCTGATGCCCGGCGACGCGATCGCCGGCGAGCGTTACCCGGAAGGGATCATGCGGACGATCGACGCCTGA
- a CDS encoding long-chain-fatty-acid--CoA ligase codes for MQHAVAEFPLTIPALITQRAEKLYAGRPVVSRVGTTLHRSTWGEVVHRARRLAGALDQLGIRPGDRVATFAGSTHRHLEAYLAVPSMGAVLHTVNINLAAEQVAYIVDHADDAIVLCDRSLLADWRRVEPHLSRARRVVLLPDTDDTTHDGDALDYETLLAAAEPMATWPTVAENAPAHTSYTTGTTGLPKGVVYSHRSTVLQSFCTGLADAEGLGSSETLLALVPLALSQVGLPFAAALHGTALVLPGCDLSPAGVCELVEKERPTVAVGFGAALPALLSHWRAERPDLSSVRRMVCGGSPVARPISRAFEEEVGFPIVQVFGMTETSGHGSFSKLPADVGDDPSEETLGYYATSQGRPLPLVDMRIADDAGTEQPWDGRAMGELQVRGPWVAREYAKDGAQPDKFMDGWLRTGDVAVIDALGYVRIVDRMKDLVKSAGEWISSLKVEEELLGHPAVAEAAVVAVPDAKTGERPLACVVLRPEDDGSVTGEQLREFLADRLAPTWVPDTVEPVAELPKTSIGKTDKKTLRARYGEGRA; via the coding sequence ATGCAGCACGCAGTGGCGGAGTTCCCCCTCACGATCCCGGCGTTGATCACCCAGCGGGCCGAGAAGCTGTACGCCGGCCGTCCGGTGGTCAGCCGGGTCGGGACGACCTTGCACCGCTCGACCTGGGGCGAAGTGGTGCACCGGGCACGGCGGTTGGCGGGGGCGCTGGACCAGCTCGGCATCCGGCCGGGCGACCGCGTGGCGACCTTCGCCGGCAGCACCCACCGGCACCTGGAGGCGTATCTCGCCGTGCCGTCGATGGGCGCCGTGCTGCACACCGTCAACATCAACCTCGCCGCCGAGCAGGTGGCCTACATCGTGGACCACGCCGACGACGCGATCGTCCTGTGCGACCGCAGCCTGCTCGCCGACTGGCGCCGTGTCGAACCGCACCTGAGCCGCGCCCGCCGCGTCGTCCTCCTGCCGGACACCGACGACACCACCCACGACGGGGACGCGCTGGACTACGAGACGCTGCTGGCCGCCGCCGAGCCGATGGCGACCTGGCCGACCGTGGCGGAGAACGCCCCCGCCCACACCAGCTACACCACCGGCACCACCGGACTCCCCAAGGGCGTCGTCTACAGCCACCGCAGCACCGTCCTGCAGAGCTTCTGCACGGGCCTGGCCGACGCGGAGGGCCTCGGCTCGTCCGAGACCCTGCTGGCCCTGGTGCCGCTGGCGCTCAGCCAGGTCGGGCTGCCGTTCGCCGCCGCCCTGCACGGCACCGCACTGGTGCTGCCCGGCTGCGACCTGAGCCCGGCCGGGGTCTGCGAGCTGGTGGAGAAGGAACGCCCCACCGTCGCCGTCGGGTTCGGCGCCGCGCTGCCCGCGCTGCTGTCCCACTGGCGCGCCGAGCGCCCCGACCTGTCCTCGGTGCGCCGCATGGTGTGCGGCGGCTCGCCGGTGGCCCGCCCGATCTCCCGGGCGTTCGAGGAGGAGGTCGGCTTCCCGATCGTCCAGGTCTTCGGGATGACCGAGACCAGCGGGCACGGCAGCTTCAGCAAGCTGCCCGCCGACGTCGGCGACGACCCGTCCGAGGAGACCCTCGGCTACTACGCCACCTCCCAGGGCCGCCCGCTGCCCCTGGTGGACATGCGGATCGCCGACGACGCGGGGACGGAGCAGCCCTGGGACGGGCGGGCGATGGGGGAGTTGCAGGTCCGCGGCCCCTGGGTGGCCCGCGAGTACGCCAAGGACGGTGCCCAGCCCGACAAGTTCATGGACGGCTGGCTGCGCACCGGAGACGTCGCGGTCATCGACGCCCTCGGCTACGTCCGCATCGTCGACCGGATGAAGGACCTGGTGAAGTCGGCCGGCGAGTGGATCTCCTCGCTGAAGGTGGAGGAGGAACTCCTCGGCCACCCGGCGGTCGCCGAGGCCGCGGTCGTCGCCGTCCCCGACGCCAAGACGGGCGAACGCCCCCTGGCCTGTGTGGTGTTGCGCCCCGAGGACGACGGATCGGTGACGGGGGAGCAGCTGCGGGAGTTCCTGGCCGACCGCCTCGCCCCGACCTGGGTGCCGGACACCGTCGAGCCGGTGGCCGAACTGCCCAAGACCAGCATCGGCAAGACCGACAAGAAGACCCTGCGGGCACGGTACGGCGAGGGCCGGGCCTGA
- a CDS encoding methionyl-tRNA formyltransferase has translation MSEPHPIRVVLFSEVNSKLGAPFLSILAEHPLVRLVGVVTSPPGRLCPYFIGEEDQVDLEKQAGERGVPLFRPAKVNDPGLIRELAALRPDYFLTGNYQQILKPDLLAVPAVTSINFHPSPLPRYAGWAPFFWTVKEGERDSGVTAIEMTPEIDGGPVVMQKRIRLAGDETALEVRESHTIANVALLRQLLPRLIAREYPTAPQDATLRSYFGKPGDRDYWLDFSGPTDTVLRTVRAGYRSPGAYVHTDQGGQLTVLTAEDVGQAFPAPHVPGTLRIESGALYAASADGWLRLWSVDVHGQERPARVPDGTTRFDTRFQARARA, from the coding sequence GTGAGCGAGCCGCACCCGATCCGGGTCGTGCTCTTCTCCGAAGTCAACTCGAAGCTGGGTGCGCCCTTCCTGTCGATACTCGCGGAGCACCCGCTGGTCCGCCTGGTCGGCGTGGTCACCAGCCCGCCGGGCAGGCTGTGCCCCTACTTCATCGGGGAAGAGGACCAGGTCGACCTCGAGAAGCAGGCCGGCGAACGCGGCGTCCCGCTCTTCCGCCCGGCCAAGGTCAACGACCCCGGGCTGATCCGCGAACTGGCAGCACTGCGCCCGGACTACTTCCTGACCGGCAACTACCAGCAGATCCTCAAGCCCGACCTGCTGGCCGTCCCGGCCGTCACCTCCATCAACTTCCACCCCAGCCCGCTGCCGCGCTACGCCGGCTGGGCACCGTTCTTCTGGACGGTCAAGGAAGGCGAACGCGACAGCGGGGTGACCGCGATCGAGATGACGCCGGAGATCGACGGCGGACCGGTCGTCATGCAGAAGCGGATCCGGCTGGCCGGTGACGAAACGGCCCTGGAGGTCCGGGAGTCGCACACGATCGCCAACGTGGCGTTGCTGCGGCAGCTCCTCCCGCGGCTGATCGCCCGCGAGTACCCCACCGCACCCCAGGACGCCACCCTGCGCAGCTACTTCGGCAAGCCGGGCGACCGCGACTACTGGCTGGACTTCTCCGGGCCGACCGACACCGTTCTGCGCACGGTCCGCGCCGGCTACCGCAGTCCCGGTGCCTATGTGCACACCGACCAGGGAGGCCAACTCACCGTCCTGACGGCCGAGGACGTAGGACAGGCGTTCCCCGCTCCGCACGTCCCCGGGACGCTGCGCATCGAGTCCGGCGCCCTCTACGCGGCGAGCGCCGACGGCTGGCTGCGCCTGTGGTCCGTCGACGTCCACGGCCAGGAGCGGCCCGCCCGCGTCCCCGACGGCACCACGCGGTTCGACACCCGCTTCCAGGCCCGCGCCCGCGCCTGA
- a CDS encoding RidA family protein, protein MGQSVTTGAPTQTVPAPDRVTSCEVADRLARQALALPEPWQIPTSPNLRIPAKLVRVVGSRAFVSGHVPITEDGKLAGPYGKIGDTVGLPSAQDAAVRTILGMLASIQQEVGDLGRVKGWCRLHCMANSVPGFIDFPAVFNPASQLLLDAFGEEIGYHARVAVGMIGLPWDVPVEIAAELELHPE, encoded by the coding sequence GTGGGGCAGAGCGTGACGACCGGCGCACCGACGCAGACGGTGCCGGCACCCGACCGCGTGACGAGCTGTGAGGTGGCCGACCGGCTGGCCCGGCAGGCGCTGGCGCTGCCGGAGCCGTGGCAGATCCCGACCAGCCCGAACCTGCGGATCCCGGCGAAGCTCGTCCGGGTCGTCGGTTCCCGGGCCTTCGTCTCGGGCCATGTGCCGATCACCGAGGACGGGAAGCTCGCCGGGCCGTACGGCAAGATCGGCGACACCGTCGGTCTCCCCTCCGCGCAGGACGCCGCGGTGCGCACGATCCTCGGCATGCTCGCCAGCATCCAGCAGGAGGTGGGGGACCTGGGCCGGGTCAAGGGCTGGTGCCGGCTGCACTGCATGGCCAACTCCGTGCCCGGTTTCATCGATTTCCCCGCCGTCTTCAACCCCGCCTCGCAGCTGCTGCTCGACGCGTTCGGGGAGGAGATCGGCTACCACGCCCGCGTGGCGGTCGGCATGATCGGGCTGCCGTGGGACGTACCGGTCGAGATCGCGGCCGAACTCGAACTGCACCCCGAGTGA
- a CDS encoding class I SAM-dependent methyltransferase, producing the protein MTEQSVSTTTATHGHTRATGVSARRDNSVRSLVDYNYLSATTGERKTIRAAHQLYEHLISLWAPAIIETAHDLGVFAWLAERSGTAEQLADGLKTDRRATRVLLDGLFAYGVLERSAAGGEVRYTLPEDFRHALLPGGTFSLVGKMAHDRHVAWAAWNNLGDAVRHGTRDQSGNDRTNQISETDYEDLTSGINFWAPPIVDVLASYLAESGWKQNETASVLDVGCGTGLYSQLLLERFPSWTAEGIDAPRIIRLADRQAERLGVADRFTGTVRDFWQHGWGEIVDLILFANIFHLQTADSVQKLMRSAADVLAADGLICIADQIVVDEAHPTTAQDRFALLFAASMLATGGGDAYALSEYDQWLAEAGLERVAVLEAPMHRLLLVGHAGRHPRTD; encoded by the coding sequence ATGACCGAGCAATCCGTCAGCACCACCACCGCCACCCACGGCCACACCCGCGCCACCGGCGTCTCCGCCCGCCGCGACAACAGCGTCCGGAGCCTGGTGGACTACAACTACCTGTCCGCCACGACCGGCGAACGCAAGACCATCCGCGCGGCCCACCAGCTCTACGAACACCTCATCAGCCTCTGGGCACCCGCCATCATCGAAACCGCCCACGACCTCGGCGTCTTCGCCTGGCTCGCGGAGCGCAGCGGCACCGCCGAGCAGCTCGCCGACGGCCTGAAGACCGACCGGCGCGCCACCCGCGTCCTGCTCGACGGCCTCTTCGCCTACGGCGTGCTGGAGCGCTCCGCCGCCGGCGGCGAGGTCCGCTACACCCTGCCCGAGGACTTCCGGCACGCCCTCCTCCCCGGCGGGACCTTCAGCCTGGTGGGCAAGATGGCCCACGACCGGCACGTCGCCTGGGCCGCCTGGAACAACCTCGGCGACGCCGTCCGGCACGGCACCCGCGACCAGTCCGGCAACGACCGCACCAACCAGATCTCCGAGACCGACTACGAGGACCTGACCTCCGGCATCAACTTCTGGGCGCCCCCCATCGTCGACGTACTGGCGTCCTACCTCGCCGAATCCGGCTGGAAGCAGAACGAGACCGCCTCCGTCCTGGACGTCGGCTGCGGCACCGGCCTCTACAGCCAACTGCTGCTCGAACGCTTCCCGTCCTGGACGGCCGAGGGCATCGACGCCCCGCGCATCATCCGCCTCGCCGACCGGCAGGCCGAACGGCTCGGCGTCGCCGACCGCTTCACCGGCACCGTCCGGGACTTCTGGCAGCACGGCTGGGGCGAGATCGTCGACCTGATCCTGTTCGCCAACATCTTCCACCTCCAGACCGCCGACTCGGTCCAGAAGCTCATGCGCAGTGCCGCCGACGTCCTCGCCGCCGACGGCCTGATCTGCATCGCCGACCAGATCGTCGTCGACGAGGCACACCCCACCACGGCACAGGACCGCTTCGCCCTGCTCTTCGCCGCCTCCATGCTGGCCACCGGCGGCGGCGACGCCTACGCGCTGAGCGAGTACGACCAGTGGCTGGCCGAGGCCGGGCTGGAGCGGGTGGCCGTACTGGAGGCCCCCATGCACCGGCTGCTCCTCGTCGGCCACGCCGGCCGGCACCCGCGCACCGACTGA
- a CDS encoding ThiF family adenylyltransferase, whose amino-acid sequence MADRITHRGTYDDKFYWERVDRNLGWLGDTPEEQRARQEKLRDSVVGIVGTGGIGGAVALRLVRMGVRNLKLADPDLFELSNVQRQIGADVEHLGRNKAEVVAELAYDLTRDVNIDVFPEGITPESAEEFMDGCDYVMDQMEFYQIKNRYALHRAFRKSDRCKFMLKIPTVGHTVIVYKYTKDSMTIEEVYDIPEDAEFTPDVIHKLVERAIAVMPSYPSREMIDHWFVDMQRMPIFGACPPMAEGILTERLALEILEIPGLEPLPVQPGYAIFDSLSWTAKMVPGKWWTE is encoded by the coding sequence ATGGCTGACAGGATTACCCACCGCGGCACCTACGACGACAAATTCTACTGGGAGCGCGTCGACCGCAATCTCGGCTGGCTCGGCGACACCCCGGAAGAACAGCGGGCCCGTCAGGAGAAGCTCCGCGACTCCGTCGTCGGAATCGTCGGCACCGGCGGCATCGGCGGTGCGGTGGCGCTCCGGCTGGTCCGCATGGGCGTGCGGAACCTCAAGCTCGCCGACCCCGACCTGTTCGAACTCTCCAACGTGCAGCGGCAGATCGGCGCGGACGTCGAGCATCTCGGCCGCAACAAGGCCGAGGTCGTCGCGGAACTGGCCTACGACCTCACCCGGGACGTCAACATCGACGTGTTCCCGGAAGGCATCACCCCGGAGTCGGCCGAGGAATTCATGGACGGCTGCGACTACGTCATGGACCAGATGGAGTTCTACCAGATCAAGAATCGCTACGCCCTGCACCGGGCGTTCCGCAAGTCCGACCGCTGCAAATTCATGCTCAAGATACCGACGGTGGGGCACACCGTCATCGTCTACAAGTACACCAAGGACTCGATGACCATCGAGGAGGTGTACGACATCCCCGAGGACGCCGAGTTCACCCCCGACGTCATCCACAAACTCGTCGAGCGCGCCATCGCGGTCATGCCGTCGTACCCGAGCCGCGAGATGATCGACCACTGGTTCGTCGACATGCAGCGCATGCCCATCTTCGGGGCCTGCCCGCCGATGGCGGAAGGCATCCTCACCGAGCGGCTGGCCCTGGAGATCCTGGAAATCCCCGGCCTCGAACCGCTCCCCGTCCAACCCGGCTACGCCATCTTCGATTCCCTCAGCTGGACCGCCAAGATGGTCCCCGGAAAGTGGTGGACGGAGTGA
- a CDS encoding helix-turn-helix transcriptional regulator has translation MPRTPEIGPDIAIVAQLLGDRTRALMVSELATGEPLSASSLAALVSVSRPTASEHLAKLVEGGVLHVERVGRHAYYRLASEDVAVALRALASVAPGLTRPAAAPTHGPGVLSTARTCYDHLGGRLGVALTDVLQERGLICRRAQEWEVAADAWDAWHPLGITCAPLKGSRRPIVRGCADWNGPRHHIAGGLAAAVTERLFSLGWLTRVSTDARLVTATAAGVVGLRRTFGLSLSDFGPDR, from the coding sequence ATGCCACGTACACCGGAGATCGGGCCGGATATCGCCATCGTCGCCCAGCTGTTGGGTGACCGGACACGTGCATTGATGGTCAGCGAGTTGGCGACCGGCGAACCGTTGTCCGCCAGTTCCCTGGCGGCCCTGGTCAGCGTCTCCCGGCCCACCGCGAGCGAGCACCTGGCCAAACTGGTCGAGGGCGGGGTGCTCCATGTCGAGCGGGTGGGGCGGCACGCCTACTACCGGCTCGCGAGCGAGGACGTCGCGGTGGCGCTCCGGGCCCTGGCCTCGGTGGCCCCGGGCCTGACCCGGCCGGCCGCGGCGCCGACCCACGGCCCGGGCGTCCTCAGTACCGCGCGGACCTGCTACGACCACCTCGGCGGCCGGCTCGGGGTGGCGCTCACCGACGTGCTCCAGGAACGCGGCCTGATCTGCCGGCGCGCCCAGGAGTGGGAGGTGGCGGCCGACGCCTGGGACGCCTGGCATCCGCTGGGCATCACGTGTGCGCCGTTGAAGGGCTCCCGGCGGCCGATCGTGCGCGGCTGCGCGGACTGGAACGGCCCGCGCCACCACATCGCCGGGGGGCTGGCCGCCGCGGTGACCGAGCGGCTCTTCAGCCTGGGGTGGCTGACCCGGGTGTCCACGGACGCCCGGCTCGTCACCGCGACGGCGGCCGGGGTGGTGGGCTTACGGCGCACCTTCGGACTGTCGCTGAGCGACTTCGGGCCCGACCGGTGA